In the genome of Planctomyces sp. SH-PL62, the window TGCCGGTCGAAGTCCTTCCCGTCAGGGCTGCCGCGTCGGGGTCGCGGCCGGACCGGCCTTGAGGTGCTCGTCGAACCAGTCCGCGAACAGGAGCAGATCCTTGTCCAGGCCCGGCCAGCCGTGGTCGGCACCCGGACGGACGATGAGCTTGTTCGCGACCCCGGTCTCCTTCAGCTTCGCCGCGAAGGTCTCGGACTGCTGGACCGGGACCAGGGCGTCGGCGTCGCCGTGGATGAGGAGGACCGGCGGGTCGTCGGCGGTGACGTGGGTGATCGGCGACATCGACCGGGTGATCTCCCGCAGCCTGGCCTCGTCGGTGATCGGCGCCCACATCCGCGTCGCCTCGTCGAGTTCGTGATAATCGAACGCGGCGCGGAACGGGGGCTGGTGCTGCATCGGCCGGATCATCTCCTTGCCCGCCGCGCCGAAGTTCAGAAGATCGGTCGGCGGGAAGAAGCAGGCGACGGCCGCGACCCGGCTCGATTCGCGATCGACCGGGTCCGCCGCCTCGGGATTCCCCGGCCTTCCCGCGACGCCTAGCATCAGCGAGAGATGACCGCCGGCCGACGCCCCGAAGACCCCGAGCCGATCCGGCGCGACGCCGAACTCGGACGCGTGGGCGCGGATGTAGCGCACGGCGCGGTTCACGTCCTCGACGATCTCGTTCACCTGATATCGGGGCTGGCTGCCGTGCACCACGGCGAAGACGGTATAGCCCCGATCGAGGAACGGCGCGAGGAAGTTCGGCTGGATCATCTCGTGCGATGAGAAGAACCCGCCGCTCGCCATGAAGATCACGCCGGTCCCGTTCGCCTTGGATTTCGGCGTGAAGACGTCCATCGTGAGCGCCGAGCCGTACTTCCTCCCGTAGACGACGTCCTCCTTGCGATCATACGCCGCATCGTCGGCGCGCGCGGCCGGCGACGGGGCGAGGGCGGTCGCGAGAAGGACGGCGGAAATCAGCGATGCGCGT includes:
- a CDS encoding alpha/beta hydrolase; this translates as MTPRASLISAVLLATALAPSPAARADDAAYDRKEDVVYGRKYGSALTMDVFTPKSKANGTGVIFMASGGFFSSHEMIQPNFLAPFLDRGYTVFAVVHGSQPRYQVNEIVEDVNRAVRYIRAHASEFGVAPDRLGVFGASAGGHLSLMLGVAGRPGNPEAADPVDRESSRVAAVACFFPPTDLLNFGAAGKEMIRPMQHQPPFRAAFDYHELDEATRMWAPITDEARLREITRSMSPITHVTADDPPVLLIHGDADALVPVQQSETFAAKLKETGVANKLIVRPGADHGWPGLDKDLLLFADWFDEHLKAGPAATPTRQP